The Desulfovibrio sp. Huiquan2017 genome includes a region encoding these proteins:
- a CDS encoding transcriptional regulator, with the protein MKDKVLQAMRDAGKPVRPGDVAKALGVDGKDVSKAIKILKEEGSVVSPKRCYYEPA; encoded by the coding sequence ATGAAAGATAAAGTTCTCCAGGCCATGCGCGACGCGGGCAAGCCGGTGCGGCCGGGCGATGTGGCCAAGGCGCTCGGCGTGGACGGCAAGGATGTTTCCAAGGCCATCAAGATTCTCAAGGAAGAAGGGAGCGTGGTTTCGCCCAAGCGGTGCTACTACGAACCCGCCTAG